From a region of the Nonlabens dokdonensis DSW-6 genome:
- the hemW gene encoding radical SAM family heme chaperone HemW, with product MSGIYIHIPFCKQACHYCDFHFSTNLKYKAGIIDAICDELRFRESEYKNTFVQTIYFGGGTPSVLETQEIEKILQVVDDHYHVNEKAEITLEANPDDLTLEKIIAFSKTRINRLSIGVQSFFEEDLKLMNRAHNAAEAESCIKEAVKYFPNISIDLIYGIPGMSNDRWRENLYKAISLKVPHISSYALTVEENTALKSFIEKGIVPQVEDEVAQEHFNILLDVMQLHSFENYEFSNFGKQGFFSENNTAYWTGKSYIGIGPSAHSFDGKRRGWNINNNVKYMKAIQAGELPMETEELTLVDQYNEYIMTGLRTIYGVSLEKIERDYGANFKDYLLKQAQEYLKDHLLYLDGDTLLVTRKGKFLSDGIASELFMLNLS from the coding sequence ATGAGCGGTATTTACATCCACATTCCTTTTTGTAAACAAGCATGTCACTATTGTGACTTCCATTTCAGCACTAATTTGAAATATAAAGCTGGTATAATTGATGCTATTTGTGATGAATTACGCTTTCGCGAAAGCGAATATAAAAACACATTTGTACAAACCATTTACTTTGGTGGAGGAACACCTAGTGTCCTAGAAACTCAAGAAATCGAAAAAATATTACAAGTAGTTGACGATCATTATCATGTTAATGAAAAGGCAGAAATCACCCTTGAGGCAAATCCAGACGATCTCACTCTTGAAAAGATTATTGCATTTTCTAAAACAAGAATTAATAGGCTTTCTATAGGCGTACAAAGCTTTTTTGAAGAAGATTTGAAATTGATGAATCGTGCGCACAATGCCGCCGAAGCAGAATCTTGTATAAAAGAAGCAGTAAAATATTTCCCAAATATTTCCATAGACTTGATTTATGGTATTCCAGGTATGAGCAATGATCGATGGAGAGAAAATTTGTACAAAGCCATCAGTTTAAAAGTCCCTCACATTTCTAGTTATGCGCTTACCGTAGAAGAAAACACAGCGCTTAAATCATTTATTGAAAAAGGGATTGTACCGCAAGTAGAAGATGAGGTGGCACAGGAGCATTTCAATATTCTTCTTGATGTGATGCAGTTGCATAGTTTTGAGAATTATGAGTTTTCTAATTTTGGAAAACAAGGTTTTTTCTCTGAGAATAATACAGCTTACTGGACTGGTAAAAGTTATATAGGGATAGGGCCCAGTGCGCATAGCTTTGACGGTAAAAGACGTGGCTGGAACATTAATAACAATGTAAAATACATGAAGGCTATTCAAGCTGGAGAGTTACCTATGGAAACAGAAGAACTTACTTTGGTCGATCAATATAACGAATATATTATGACAGGTTTGCGTACTATTTATGGAGTTTCTCTGGAAAAAATTGAACGCGATTATGGCGCTAATTTCAAGGATTATCTTTTAAAACAAGCGCAAGAATATTTAAAAGATCACTTGTTATATTTAGATGGCGACACGTTACTAGTAACTAGAAAGGGAAAATTTCTTAGTGACGGCATTGCAAGTGAACTCTTTATGTTAAATTTGAGTTGA
- a CDS encoding aspartyl/asparaginyl beta-hydroxylase domain-containing protein has product METQQEYKDRIQLPFTFDVDRLLKEAHDLKKEHYEYYKVIPLRSPAHLVDASIPFPPPADDYADGTWCDWMDTAAMEKSPYLKSVVSRFEEYTKVHLVRLLFLAPNSVVQEHTDPTLALEEEKSMIRLTIPIDNNEGVEFYLNNTMVPMKVGECWYLRLSDPHRVINNGSSDRINLTIDVIPNDKIIELIEKAS; this is encoded by the coding sequence ATGGAAACCCAACAAGAATATAAAGATAGAATTCAATTACCATTTACATTTGATGTTGATCGATTGCTTAAAGAAGCGCACGACTTAAAAAAGGAGCATTACGAATATTATAAAGTGATTCCATTGCGGTCGCCTGCACATCTAGTAGACGCTTCTATACCTTTTCCACCACCAGCAGATGATTATGCAGACGGCACTTGGTGTGACTGGATGGATACAGCAGCTATGGAAAAATCACCTTATTTAAAAAGTGTTGTTAGTCGGTTTGAAGAGTATACTAAAGTTCATTTAGTGCGTTTGTTGTTTCTTGCTCCTAACTCTGTTGTTCAAGAACATACTGATCCTACTCTCGCGCTGGAAGAAGAAAAATCGATGATACGATTAACCATTCCTATAGATAATAATGAAGGCGTAGAATTTTATCTTAATAATACAATGGTTCCTATGAAAGTAGGAGAATGTTGGTATTTAAGACTTTCAGATCCTCATCGTGTGATCAACAATGGCTCATCAGACCGCATCAATTTAACTATCGATGTAATTCCTAATGATAAAATTATTGAGCTTATTGAGAAAGCTTCTTAG
- a CDS encoding DUF6624 domain-containing protein, which yields MRRLLLLLSISLFLYSCQEEEQLTRINYDEMTDLIMANNFTMPDDVKYYDQNGNLLSKEGKEALSNDLPYANWFINDENVLRKVEFQDLETAMTALKKEPIFRDINQVNCDNLNRILERIHDRDQDNRGDNMIDEEVDQRNLTAIEQILEKCGMPTIETAGEKGMSAIWLVIQHASADKRTEYFPELLKAAENGDLERQDIALMQDRMLMDAGKPQLYGSQIMMNEDGTYELYDLKEPEKVDARRAIMGLGPLSDYVSYWGLTFDVKQVADN from the coding sequence ATGAGAAGATTACTTCTGTTATTGTCCATTTCCCTATTTCTTTATTCCTGTCAAGAAGAAGAGCAACTTACTCGTATCAATTACGATGAAATGACTGATTTGATCATGGCAAATAACTTCACCATGCCGGATGATGTTAAGTATTATGACCAAAATGGCAATCTACTTTCTAAAGAAGGAAAAGAAGCGCTATCTAATGATTTGCCTTATGCAAACTGGTTTATTAATGATGAGAATGTTTTACGTAAAGTCGAGTTCCAAGATTTAGAAACCGCAATGACCGCTCTTAAAAAAGAACCTATTTTTAGAGATATTAATCAAGTGAATTGCGATAATTTGAATCGTATATTAGAACGTATTCATGACAGAGATCAAGATAATCGCGGTGATAACATGATCGATGAAGAAGTGGACCAGCGCAATCTTACCGCCATAGAACAGATTCTAGAAAAATGTGGGATGCCTACTATAGAAACAGCTGGAGAAAAAGGAATGAGTGCCATATGGCTTGTGATACAGCACGCCAGTGCAGACAAGAGAACAGAATATTTCCCTGAACTACTTAAAGCGGCTGAAAACGGTGATCTAGAACGTCAAGATATCGCTTTAATGCAAGACCGCATGTTGATGGATGCAGGAAAACCTCAATTATACGGTTCTCAAATCATGATGAACGAAGACGGCACTTATGAACTTTACGACCTCAAAGAACCAGAAAAGGTAGATGCTAGAAGAGCCATTATGGGATTAGGTCCGTTGTCAGATTATGTTTCATATTGGGGACTAACCTTTGATGTGAAACAAGTCGCTGATAATTAA
- a CDS encoding aminopeptidase P family protein: MKYLSINAKLFIKNRKNFMAKMKPSSLAVFNSNDVFTTGADSTLPFTQNRDLFYLSGADQENTILVLFPDCPDPAHREVLFVTETNAHIAVWEGEKLTKEKATEVTGIKTVYWLKDFDKKFFEMMTQCDTVYFNTNEHYRQSVEIETRDDRFIKKTKAQYPAHNYAKSAPILQRLRAVKDSIEIDLMQQACDITNAGFRRVLNFLKPGVMEYEVEAEFLHEFIRRRSDGFAYTPIIASGNNANVLHYIENNQECKDGDLMLIDAGAQYANYASDMSRTIPVNGRFTERQKQVYDAVLRVKNDATKMLVPGTLWKEYHVEVGKLMTKELLSLGLLDKADVQNEDPNWPAYKKYFMHGTSHHIGLDTHDYGILWEPMQAGNVFTVEPGIYIPEEGFGIRLEDDVVINESGAPFNLMRDIPIETEEIEEIMNA; this comes from the coding sequence ATGAAATATCTATCTATAAATGCTAAGCTTTTTATTAAAAACAGAAAGAACTTTATGGCAAAAATGAAGCCTTCTAGTCTTGCTGTTTTTAATTCTAACGACGTTTTTACTACTGGTGCAGATAGTACATTACCTTTTACTCAAAATCGAGATCTTTTTTACCTAAGTGGAGCAGATCAAGAAAATACGATTCTTGTTCTTTTTCCTGACTGTCCAGATCCTGCACATAGAGAAGTGCTTTTTGTAACAGAAACTAATGCGCATATAGCTGTTTGGGAAGGTGAGAAATTAACTAAAGAAAAAGCTACTGAGGTTACAGGAATTAAAACCGTTTACTGGTTAAAGGACTTTGATAAAAAGTTTTTTGAAATGATGACGCAATGCGATACAGTTTATTTCAATACTAACGAGCATTACCGTCAGTCGGTAGAGATTGAAACAAGAGATGATCGTTTTATTAAGAAAACTAAAGCGCAATATCCTGCTCATAATTATGCAAAATCGGCTCCTATTCTTCAAAGATTGCGAGCAGTTAAAGATTCTATTGAGATCGATTTAATGCAACAAGCTTGCGATATTACAAATGCAGGTTTCCGTCGTGTGTTGAACTTTTTAAAGCCTGGTGTTATGGAATACGAAGTAGAGGCTGAGTTTTTACATGAATTTATAAGAAGACGCAGCGATGGATTTGCTTATACGCCTATAATTGCGAGTGGCAATAATGCAAATGTACTGCACTACATAGAAAACAATCAAGAATGTAAAGATGGCGATCTAATGTTGATTGATGCTGGAGCACAATACGCAAATTATGCCAGCGATATGTCCAGGACTATTCCTGTAAATGGACGCTTTACTGAAAGACAAAAACAAGTTTATGACGCCGTGTTACGAGTAAAAAATGACGCAACTAAAATGCTTGTTCCAGGAACTTTATGGAAAGAATATCATGTTGAGGTAGGGAAATTAATGACCAAAGAGCTATTAAGCTTAGGCCTGCTCGACAAAGCAGATGTTCAAAATGAAGATCCTAACTGGCCAGCTTATAAAAAGTACTTTATGCACGGTACTTCTCACCACATAGGATTAGATACTCATGACTATGGAATTCTGTGGGAACCTATGCAGGCTGGTAATGTTTTTACTGTTGAACCAGGAATTTACATTCCTGAAGAAGGTTTCGGTATCAGGTTAGAAGATGATGTAGTGATCAATGAGTCTGGTGCACCATTTAACCTAATGAGAGATATTCCTATAGAAACAGAAGAAATAGAAGAAATAATGAATGCTTAA
- a CDS encoding nitrilase family protein: MEKSTLKVSLIQTELLWESPKENLDRFSIKLEQLYGLTDLVILPEMFTTGFSMKPEELASDASILDYLKKHAVKGNIAIYGSVMFKENDSFVNRGIFMRPDGSCAIYDKRHTFTLAGEHEVYDSGKNPVIAEYLGWKFNLQICYDLRFPVFARNTQDYDVIIFVANWPVPRVNAWDALLKARAIENMSYSIGVNRVGKDGTGMDYSGHSQVYDVLGNELIIHPWETEEVKTVEIHKSEIETYRSKLKFLEDRDDFILKH; encoded by the coding sequence ATGGAGAAAAGCACTTTAAAAGTTTCTTTAATTCAAACGGAACTTCTTTGGGAAAGCCCTAAAGAAAATTTAGATCGTTTTTCTATTAAATTAGAACAGCTTTACGGACTTACAGATCTAGTGATACTGCCAGAAATGTTTACTACTGGTTTTTCTATGAAACCAGAAGAACTTGCAAGCGACGCATCAATTCTAGATTATTTAAAGAAACATGCTGTAAAAGGAAATATTGCTATCTACGGGAGTGTGATGTTTAAAGAAAACGATTCTTTTGTGAATCGAGGTATTTTCATGAGGCCAGATGGCTCTTGTGCGATTTACGATAAACGTCATACATTTACTCTTGCTGGTGAGCATGAGGTTTATGATTCTGGAAAAAATCCTGTTATAGCCGAATATTTAGGCTGGAAATTCAACCTGCAGATATGTTACGATTTGCGCTTTCCAGTTTTTGCAAGAAATACTCAAGATTATGATGTAATTATATTTGTTGCAAACTGGCCAGTACCTCGTGTAAATGCATGGGATGCTTTACTCAAAGCTCGAGCAATTGAGAATATGAGTTATTCTATAGGAGTTAATAGGGTAGGTAAAGACGGCACAGGAATGGATTATAGCGGTCATTCACAAGTGTATGATGTTTTAGGTAATGAGCTTATAATTCACCCTTGGGAAACTGAAGAAGTAAAAACGGTAGAAATTCATAAATCCGAAATAGAAACTTATAGGTCTAAACTCAAGTTTCTTGAAGATAGAGACGATTTCATTTTAAAGCATTAG
- a CDS encoding VOC family protein → MMDKQVLSIKPFIGARDFKESRAFYKEVGFEEVITSETMSYFKIGKFGFYLQDAYVKDWVDNSMLFLEVKDVDSFREAVLDKNLTDRFLTVRISKIHYNGWGDEFFVHDPSGILWHIGKFK, encoded by the coding sequence ATGATGGATAAACAAGTGCTTTCCATAAAACCTTTCATAGGCGCTAGGGATTTTAAAGAATCCAGAGCTTTTTATAAAGAAGTCGGATTTGAAGAAGTGATTACTTCAGAAACGATGTCATACTTCAAAATAGGCAAGTTCGGTTTTTATCTGCAAGATGCCTATGTAAAAGATTGGGTAGATAATTCTATGTTATTTCTGGAAGTAAAAGATGTAGACTCGTTTAGAGAAGCGGTTTTAGATAAAAATTTAACTGATCGATTTCTTACGGTAAGGATTTCCAAGATACACTATAATGGCTGGGGTGATGAGTTTTTCGTTCACGACCCTAGCGGGATATTATGGCATATAGGCAAGTTTAAATAA
- the ahcY gene encoding adenosylhomocysteinase — translation MSTKTVPYVPYKVKDMSLAEYGRLEIQLAEAEMPGLMSLREEYKNEQPLKGARIAGCLHMTIQTAVLIETLVALGADVTWSSCNIFSTQDHAAAAIAAAGIPVYAWKGMNEEEFNWCIEQTLFFGEDRKPLNMILDDGGDLTNMVFDEFPELAEGINGLSEETTTGVHRLYERMKNGTLVMPAINVNDSVTKSKFDNKYGCRESAVDAVRRATDTMLAGKRVVVCGYGDVGKGTAASFKGAGSIVTVTEIDPICALQAVMDGFEVKKLESVVGNADIVITTTGNKDIIRGEHFEAMRDKVIVCNIGHFDNEIDVAYLNTNHGDTKVEIKPQVDKYTINGKDIILLAEGRLVNLGCATGHPSFVMSNSFTNQTLAQIELWNNRDAYENEVYMLPKHLDEKVAALHLERMGAELTELKSDQAEYIGVKVEGPFKPEYYRY, via the coding sequence ATGAGCACAAAAACAGTTCCTTACGTACCGTACAAAGTGAAAGATATGTCCCTTGCAGAGTACGGACGTCTAGAAATACAACTTGCCGAAGCAGAAATGCCAGGTCTTATGTCATTAAGAGAAGAGTACAAAAACGAGCAGCCTCTTAAAGGAGCTCGCATTGCTGGATGTCTTCACATGACTATACAAACTGCGGTACTTATAGAAACTCTTGTTGCTTTAGGAGCAGACGTTACTTGGTCTTCTTGTAACATCTTTTCTACTCAGGATCATGCTGCTGCTGCAATAGCTGCTGCTGGAATCCCAGTTTATGCTTGGAAAGGTATGAACGAAGAAGAATTTAACTGGTGTATTGAGCAAACTCTTTTCTTTGGAGAAGATCGAAAGCCGTTGAACATGATTCTTGACGATGGTGGAGATTTAACTAACATGGTTTTTGATGAGTTCCCAGAGCTAGCTGAAGGAATTAACGGTCTTTCTGAAGAAACAACTACAGGAGTACACAGATTGTATGAGCGTATGAAGAATGGTACTTTAGTGATGCCAGCAATCAACGTAAACGATTCAGTAACTAAGTCTAAGTTTGATAACAAATATGGATGTCGTGAAAGTGCAGTAGATGCAGTACGTCGTGCTACTGATACGATGCTTGCTGGAAAGCGTGTAGTTGTTTGTGGTTATGGAGATGTAGGAAAAGGAACAGCAGCTTCTTTTAAAGGTGCTGGGTCAATAGTTACAGTAACTGAAATTGATCCTATTTGTGCATTACAAGCTGTAATGGACGGTTTTGAAGTAAAGAAGTTAGAGAGCGTGGTAGGTAATGCAGATATTGTAATTACCACTACCGGTAACAAAGACATCATTAGAGGTGAGCACTTTGAAGCAATGAGAGATAAAGTAATCGTTTGTAACATCGGTCACTTTGATAATGAGATAGATGTTGCTTACTTGAATACTAACCATGGTGACACTAAAGTTGAGATCAAGCCACAAGTTGATAAATATACTATCAATGGTAAAGATATTATCTTACTTGCCGAAGGTCGTTTAGTAAACTTAGGTTGTGCTACAGGTCACCCAAGTTTTGTAATGAGTAACTCTTTTACAAACCAGACTCTTGCGCAAATCGAGCTTTGGAATAATAGAGATGCTTATGAGAATGAGGTTTACATGTTACCTAAGCATCTTGATGAAAAAGTAGCTGCACTACACCTAGAAAGAATGGGAGCTGAGCTTACTGAATTGAAGAGCGATCAAGCTGAATATATTGGAGTAAAAGTAGAAGGTCCTTTTAAGCCAGAATATTACAGATATTAA
- a CDS encoding 4'-phosphopantetheinyl transferase family protein — MPLFKSINNRENTQVFVWKITESEAFLRTGIELSENSKNRLFTMSSELHRRGFLSIRHLLIHAGYTDLDLYYSEHGKPHLTDDKYISITHSFEFTAIIISDVPIGIDIEKQREKIKRIATKFIGYEEDFINALEDPVKELTVIWGAKESMYKLYGKKGLGFKAHCLVACFKMAALQTVARIVYEEDNLKFDVYFEEVENFMLAYVIPSRNE, encoded by the coding sequence ATGCCCCTTTTTAAATCCATTAACAACCGAGAAAATACGCAGGTATTTGTCTGGAAAATAACAGAGTCTGAAGCCTTTTTAAGAACAGGAATTGAACTTTCTGAAAACTCAAAAAATAGGCTTTTTACTATGAGCTCAGAATTGCACAGACGTGGATTTTTAAGCATCCGTCATTTATTAATACATGCAGGTTACACAGATTTAGATTTATATTATTCTGAGCATGGAAAACCTCATCTTACTGATGATAAATACATTTCCATAACTCATAGCTTTGAATTTACCGCTATTATTATAAGCGATGTTCCTATAGGGATCGACATAGAGAAACAACGTGAAAAAATAAAACGCATCGCCACTAAATTCATAGGATACGAAGAAGATTTCATAAATGCACTTGAAGATCCAGTAAAAGAATTAACTGTAATTTGGGGCGCAAAAGAATCGATGTACAAATTATATGGTAAAAAAGGCTTAGGATTTAAAGCACATTGTCTCGTAGCATGTTTTAAAATGGCAGCCTTGCAAACAGTTGCACGTATAGTTTATGAAGAGGACAATTTAAAATTTGACGTGTATTTTGAAGAGGTAGAAAATTTCATGCTAGCTTATGTAATTCCCTCTAGGAATGAATAA
- a CDS encoding geranylgeranylglyceryl/heptaprenylglyceryl phosphate synthase, which translates to MNNILKRIALANRNLAILIDPEKMKVDAISAFAKAVMPTISTLENQLQIDQFYFLVGGSTMENVDFEKWIITLKENTHIPIVIFPGSSKQLSEDAHGILFLNLLSGRNPEYLVEQQLQAAQKLKNTSLEVLPTGYLLLDGGKETAVQRISRTKPLNQNQISTIVNHAYAAQLMGNRLIYLEAGSGATHPVSAEIVHEVSKQINIPLIVGGGLRTMHQIEETFNAGAKMVVIGTAIEEDISWNG; encoded by the coding sequence ATGAATAATATTCTTAAAAGGATTGCACTAGCAAACCGTAATCTTGCCATTCTTATTGATCCAGAAAAAATGAAGGTGGATGCTATTTCCGCTTTCGCGAAAGCGGTTATGCCAACTATTTCTACACTTGAAAACCAGCTACAAATTGATCAATTTTATTTTCTGGTAGGTGGCAGTACTATGGAGAACGTTGATTTTGAAAAGTGGATCATTACTTTGAAAGAAAACACACATATACCGATCGTTATCTTCCCTGGCTCAAGTAAACAGCTTTCTGAAGACGCACACGGCATATTGTTTCTCAACCTCTTATCTGGACGTAATCCAGAATACTTAGTAGAGCAACAACTTCAAGCTGCTCAAAAATTAAAGAATACCAGCTTAGAAGTTCTTCCTACAGGTTATTTGCTGCTTGATGGCGGCAAAGAAACAGCGGTACAACGTATTTCTAGAACAAAGCCACTGAATCAAAATCAAATTTCAACCATTGTAAACCATGCTTATGCTGCACAACTGATGGGAAACAGATTGATCTATCTAGAAGCCGGAAGTGGAGCTACCCATCCAGTTTCTGCTGAAATTGTGCACGAAGTGAGTAAGCAAATAAATATTCCTTTAATAGTTGGTGGCGGATTGAGAACTATGCATCAAATAGAAGAAACCTTCAACGCTGGGGCAAAAATGGTTGTTATAGGAACGGCTATCGAGGAAGATATCAGTTGGAATGGCTAG
- the pnuC gene encoding nicotinamide riboside transporter PnuC gives MEVFEFIFGQYRDYSSSHIVLELVAIAASIISVYFSFKNSVLVFPFGIMSTLIFVYLLFQWNLLGDMVINAYYFIMSIYGWYYWLHGGIHEEHKPITIVLKKEWISSFAVFSSTAIAIYLLYFFTERLESWISYVDMITTGIFFVGMWLMARRKLEHWLVLGLGNLISIPLYFYKGYSFSAILYILLLIFAIFGFLQWKKYLNRKPLTV, from the coding sequence ATGGAGGTTTTTGAGTTTATTTTTGGCCAGTATCGTGATTATAGTAGTTCCCATATTGTTTTAGAACTTGTTGCAATTGCAGCAAGTATTATTAGTGTTTATTTTTCTTTTAAGAACAGTGTTTTAGTATTTCCTTTTGGAATAATGAGCACTCTGATATTTGTTTATTTATTATTTCAATGGAATTTATTGGGCGATATGGTAATTAACGCCTACTATTTTATAATGAGTATATATGGATGGTATTACTGGTTGCATGGAGGAATTCATGAGGAGCATAAACCTATTACCATTGTATTAAAAAAAGAATGGATCAGTTCTTTTGCCGTTTTTAGTAGTACCGCAATTGCGATCTATTTATTATACTTTTTTACAGAAAGACTTGAAAGTTGGATCTCCTACGTAGACATGATAACTACCGGTATTTTCTTTGTAGGAATGTGGTTAATGGCTCGTAGAAAATTAGAACATTGGCTCGTACTAGGTCTTGGAAATCTTATTTCTATACCACTATATTTTTATAAAGGTTACAGTTTTAGCGCTATTCTATATATTTTGTTATTGATTTTTGCCATCTTCGGCTTCTTACAATGGAAAAAATACCTCAACAGAAAACCTTTGACGGTTTAA
- a CDS encoding AAA family ATPase produces the protein MEKIPQQKTFDGLKIVLYGPESTGKSTLALQLARYFNTVTVEEFARDYLQEKYDVTGEICAYEDLLPIAIGQRLAENNAVLKANKFLFCDTDALETYIYSHAYFDRAPTELKEAVRKSDYDLYLLLDVDVDWTPDDLRDKPDDRNDMFQLFEKGLREFEKSYAIINGTGKMRFKNALKAIENLTD, from the coding sequence ATGGAAAAAATACCTCAACAGAAAACCTTTGACGGTTTAAAAATAGTCCTATATGGGCCAGAGAGTACTGGTAAAAGTACACTTGCACTGCAACTTGCTAGATATTTCAACACTGTAACAGTAGAGGAGTTTGCTCGAGATTATTTGCAAGAAAAATATGACGTTACTGGTGAAATATGCGCTTATGAAGATTTACTACCCATCGCCATAGGACAGCGACTAGCAGAGAATAATGCTGTTTTAAAAGCAAACAAATTTCTTTTTTGTGATACAGATGCTCTAGAAACCTACATATATTCTCATGCTTATTTTGACAGAGCACCAACTGAACTCAAAGAAGCTGTAAGAAAAAGCGATTATGACTTATATTTACTTCTTGATGTCGATGTCGATTGGACTCCAGATGATTTGAGAGACAAGCCAGACGACAGGAACGACATGTTTCAACTGTTTGAAAAAGGATTGCGAGAATTTGAAAAAAGCTATGCGATCATTAATGGAACAGGTAAAATGCGATTTAAGAATGCTTTAAAGGCGATTGAAAATTTGACTGACTAA
- a CDS encoding DUF4301 family protein, translating into MNLTNKQKEQLEKKGISEELLISQLERFKKGFPVVKLDRPAKVNDGIVPLKDLSLEKLINHYEEHVSNLSLIKFVPASGAATRMFKFLHELLNNFDPQEDSLNSYINSNKAQELFTFFVAMEKFPFYNAVIKSLKSKHKDWLSKPFQAKKLLFIEEMLLEDGFNFAAMPKGLVPFHKYKDHTATAFEEHLFEACIYAKSEGVARLHFTIAPAFKDHFSDEFARIQEIVERKTNATFDISFSYQSSSTDTIAVNQDNEAIVLEDGCLFFRPAGHGALLENLNQLDADLIFIKNIDNVTTSAHEQEIGRYKKILAGYLLKVQEQVFEYLQLLKSGTVDTAIKSDIEEFLTQQLDAVLPSGYQKYAPEYQLEYLFNQLNRPLRVCGMVKNEGEPGGGPFWVVNNKGEHSLQIVESAQIDTNNKKQKEIAKKATHFNPVDLICSVRDYQGNKFDLMKYCDPETGFITYKTRNGRKIKAQELPGLWNGGMACWNTVFVEVPLETFNPVKTVNDLLKSAHQLN; encoded by the coding sequence ATGAATCTTACAAATAAACAAAAAGAGCAATTAGAGAAAAAAGGAATTTCCGAAGAGCTTCTTATTTCCCAATTAGAACGGTTCAAAAAAGGCTTTCCCGTCGTAAAACTAGATCGTCCAGCAAAAGTTAATGACGGTATTGTGCCTTTAAAAGATTTATCACTTGAAAAACTGATCAATCATTATGAAGAGCATGTTTCAAACTTAAGTCTGATCAAATTTGTTCCTGCGAGTGGCGCTGCTACACGTATGTTCAAGTTTCTACATGAACTACTCAATAATTTTGATCCACAAGAAGATTCTTTAAATAGTTATATCAATAGTAATAAAGCACAAGAATTGTTTACTTTTTTTGTAGCAATGGAAAAATTTCCATTCTATAATGCTGTTATTAAATCTTTGAAAAGCAAACATAAAGATTGGTTATCTAAGCCGTTTCAAGCAAAGAAACTTCTTTTCATTGAAGAAATGTTACTAGAAGATGGTTTTAATTTTGCGGCTATGCCTAAAGGCCTTGTTCCTTTTCACAAATACAAAGACCATACAGCAACAGCCTTTGAAGAACACTTATTTGAAGCCTGTATTTATGCAAAAAGTGAAGGTGTAGCTCGTTTACACTTTACCATTGCACCTGCATTTAAAGATCATTTCTCTGATGAGTTTGCTCGTATCCAGGAAATAGTTGAGCGCAAAACAAATGCTACATTCGATATCAGTTTCTCTTACCAGTCTTCAAGTACCGATACAATAGCCGTTAATCAAGATAATGAAGCCATTGTTTTAGAAGATGGCTGTTTGTTTTTTCGTCCTGCTGGACATGGAGCTTTATTAGAAAATTTAAATCAGCTGGATGCAGATTTAATATTTATAAAGAATATTGATAATGTTACTACCTCTGCCCATGAACAAGAGATAGGGCGTTATAAAAAAATATTAGCAGGTTATCTTCTCAAGGTTCAAGAACAGGTTTTTGAATATTTGCAGCTTTTAAAATCTGGAACAGTAGATACAGCAATAAAGTCTGATATAGAAGAATTTCTAACACAACAATTAGATGCAGTACTACCTAGCGGTTATCAAAAATATGCACCAGAATATCAGTTAGAGTATTTGTTTAATCAGCTCAATAGACCTTTGCGCGTTTGCGGAATGGTAAAAAATGAAGGAGAGCCAGGTGGAGGACCGTTTTGGGTAGTCAATAATAAAGGAGAGCATTCTCTTCAAATCGTAGAAAGCGCTCAAATCGATACCAATAATAAAAAGCAAAAGGAAATTGCCAAAAAAGCCACTCATTTTAACCCAGTAGACCTTATTTGTAGTGTGCGAGATTATCAAGGAAACAAGTTTGATTTAATGAAGTATTGCGATCCAGAGACTGGATTTATTACCTATAAAACACGTAATGGTAGAAAGATTAAAGCCCAAGAACTTCCTGGCTTATGGAATGGTGGTATGGCTTGCTGGAATACCGTGTTTGTTGAAGTGCCATTAGAAACTTTCAATCCAGTAAAAACAGTAAATGACTTACTGAAATCTGCTCACCAATTGAATTAA